The nucleotide sequence TTGTTATAGGATCCACTGGTGACCAAAGGCGCGACACTTATTCCATTGCTAGGTATCGATGTGTGGGAGCATGCATACTATCTACAGGTACTATACACTAAGCTTCTCTTTTGAATGCCATATGCCACACGAAACAAGGAATTTTGTCATACTCACCATTACACTTGGAAATGATGTGGCATCATATGTTCATTCATACCTAAACATAGTTATAAATCAGTATTAATATCTCTAAtacattatttcaaaattttataataattagtGTTTCACTAATGGCTGTAATATTATTTAGTGTGCTATGATATCAAAGAGTGTTACTTCAACTAGTTAAACAGCCAAATGTTATTGATTAAAATGCAATTTAAGATACTTGATGGGTCATCTGTCGTAAATATTTCAACTCATTTTTTCCCTATATAACTGCTACAGAAACTTCTGCTAAATATTAGTTTAATGTCATGGCTAATGTTCTTATAATAATAGCTAATTTAAGACAGCTTAATTTATTTTGTTCATGCATTAGTTTTTAAGTGTGCATAAGTTGGGCTTCGGATTTATTCCGGAGGTGAACTAGGAGAGAAGCCCGTCTATCTTCAGAATTAATCGGATGAAGTTTGAACATCTGAATtaccaaaaaataaaaggaatgcACTATGTTTTGTATTGTGTAAATTTTCGATTGTTTCAACCTTGTGTTTGATTGTGTTGCAGTACCAAAATGTGAGACCTGACTATCTGAAGAACATATGGAAGGTTATTGACTGGAAATATGCCAGCCAAGTGTACGAAACGGCGACTGCTTGATGCCTGTTCTTCTTGATCTTGGAAGAGTTGCGCCACTTATGTTTCTTGTCTGTCCTGTAATAAATTGAGGGGCTGTCATAGCCCGACAAATTTCTCCTCTTGCAATGCCTGATGATACCCTTCCGTTTGCTCGTCCAGATCGTTCAGCAAAAGCACCAGAGCAAGTGCGTGCTCTCGAAACTGATCTGCATTGTGCAGTTATCAAACATGTTTCTAAGACACCAGTTCAACTGAAAACGATACGGTAAGATCTGCACCAGATCTGTAAAAGATGGAGGTGTGGATACATCTTGGCCATGGAATCGCTCACAGTAGATAGTTGATCTTGTCCAATCAAACCCTAggaacaaaataaatatttttttcacataATCTTATAATAACTACggaatatttattataatatataaaaataaattgatttaatttcGTTAAAAAATTAATACGcaaaacatttttatattattttttaataaattgtgataaaattATAGTAGCTAAGACTCTAAGTGCGGCAAGTAACAATTGAACAgctgtttgattttgatttaaattaattaacattacttacgttataaaaaaattatataaaatatgttATGTTATAACATTGTTAactatattaaatttaaaataataaataatttaattttatattttctagTAATTATTTCTTAATGACTATAATAAAgaaattttgataatttatcaactagctaacttaaatttttaaatttattaaaaaacatACGTTACTttgttatttatcaaaaagtGCATTTTTCAAGTGTAATTTCTATTTTACTCTCTTGATAATCTTACTTTTTCtaccatttttttttcttcactatttttctctctcttctctttttatCAATATACAGAATATATGAATAACATTacataaaatttagttaatttttaataacattttaatatatttgaagaagccaaaataaacaatagatagcatatttgaactctttgtaactttaaaatccataggaactgaaatgagtgtaatcgcatatctctaggtccatcagtaggtTTCGATCAaaccccactgatggacctagagagcttcgattgcactcatttcagctCCTATGattttctgatgttgcaaggagttcaaatatgatgtccattatttatttcgacttttcatACATGTTAACATATAAAATGAAAGAATCGTCAAAAAGGCCCAACATGAGCTTTTTTGACGATTCTTTcattttacatgttaacatctatgaaaagttgaaataaataatggatatcatatttgaactccttgcaacatttgAAATTcgtaggaactgaaatgagtggaATCCGAGCTCCTAGGTCTATCAGTGAGTTTCAGTCATTTTTTGACGATTCTTTCATTTTACATGTTAACATTTatgaaaagtcgaaataaataatatatattatatttgaacttcttgcaactTTAGAAATCCATAAggactgaaatgagtgcaatcagagctctctagatccatcaatgaatttcggtcaaaatccactgaagtatctagagagctccgattgcacctatttcaggtcttatggatttctgatgttacaaggagttcaaatatgatgctcattatttatttcagcttatcatagatgttaatatataaaatcgaAGAAtcgtcaaaaatatttatattggatctgatatagaatcatatcaaCTCTACGTCAAGAGTCTAAAATAAAAATTGTACTTGAAAAAATGCACTATTTGATAAATAAGAGTCTAAAATAAAAATTGTACTTGAAAAGATGTGATAAATAGTAAAGTATCGAGTACCttttagtaaatttaaaaattaaagtgCACTGTTGGTTAAATTGCCGAAGAAATTTTAAAACAAACAGCgctgttttaatattttttaaaaagaggaatttttaatgattttaataATTAGGGTTTTCTTTGGTCCACCAAATTTTATTTTGCCAAAGTTCATTTCGCACAGCACAATATCAAAAAACAGATAGCACCGCAGCGTCTTTATTATCAGCAAGGAGCAAAGAAACCCTACATTAAAAAGGAATGTCACCAACAGGTGAAAGTAATTGCAGCGCGATGCTGAAAGTGTTGAGAGTCACTACTTGTTTCTTTATTATCAGAAGACAAGAGAGCAGCAATTCGACACAATAAAACCCCTACATTGTCGATCTTCCTGCAGACTCAAACCGAGATCAGATCACTGGGGGTTCGGCGACCTGCTGTTCGCCGCACAAACCCTAGATCCCCACTCAAGCAGCTCTTTGCTGGTATCGTCCTTGTGCACGACGATCTCGATGAAACAGAGACAATCCTTCTTGGGCCCCATCGATGTCTCAATTGCCTTCTTGAGCTCCTCCTCACAGGTCACCTGAACACACACGCACGGGCTTTATTTAATCAGACGTCTCAAACATGCAACAACAACTCTCGTTGCCAAAAATAGCAAAAGAGGCTCACCTTTGCGGTCCAGCACTTGCCCTCGCCGTTGTGAATCGCGTCAATCAGAGCAGTGTAGTTCCAGTTCTTGATGACATTGTAAGGCCCGTCGTGGATCTCAACCTCGATCGTGTATCCGCCGTTGTTTATCAGAAAGATGATGCAGTTCTGTTCGCATCTCAGCATCGTCGACACATCCTGGGCCGTCACCTTCGATTCCGAAAGGCGATGCAGCAATTAGATTCGAAAGAGTTTAAATCGTAATCTGTGAAGGCCGGGGAGAGTGAAGACGATACCTGAAAGCTTCCATCTCCGATGCAAGCGATCACGCGCTTGTCAGTTGCAGCTTGAGCGTAGCCGAGGGTGGCTCCGACGgaccagccgatcgatccatactGCATTTGGAACTCGTATCTGCAGAGCAAAGACAGAGTTGTGATTCATCGGAAGAGGCGGAAGTGGCAAGAATAATGTGCGCGCTTGACGCACCCGCATCCCTCCGGCAATCTCAGCTTTTGGCAATTGAACCATGAGTCTCCGGTCTCGGCGATGACGGCGGTGTCGGCGGAGAGCATTTTTTGGATGTGCTTGAAGAGCACGTTGACCCTCAGTGGCTCCTTGGGTTGGCACTCCAATGGCTGGCCGTCGGGGACGTGGATCCTGCGGTAGTTCTCGTGCGCGGTGGTGTTCAGGGTGAGTCTTTTGGCGAGCGCCTGGAAGAAATCCTTCATGAGGATGCAGCCGAAGGCCGGGCCGTTGCCGACCACCACGCGGTCGGGCTGGACGATGATGGCTTTCTCCTTCTTGAGGAGGAGGGAGTAGCCCACGGAGCTGTAGTCGTTGAAGATGGGACCGGCGAAGAGGTACGCGTCGGCGGACTCCACGATCTCGGCGCAGAAGGCCGTGCTGACGGCGCCCCAGTAGGTGCCGATGAACCTAGCGTGGTGCTCCGGCACGAGGCCCTTGGCGGAAGGCATGGCCGCGATGGGGTAGCCACAGGCATCGGCCAGCTCCACGAAGGCCTTCCCGGCCTTGGCGACGCGGATCTTGGGACCGCCGACCAGCACCGGCTTCACGGCTTTGTTCAAGAACGCCGCCGTGGCCTCCACAGCCGCCTCCAACCCCATCTGGTTGCTCAATCTAACAGTTTGATgatcaaaaaagaaaaaatcatgaaaaaaagGCAATCAATTCGTCAAAAAAAAACCCAAATCATCGACTCGTGAACTCGAAGCTCACCTCGGGGAGAGATTGAAGGGGACAGGCTCGCGGCTAAAGGTAGGATGCGGGATCCCCGAGAGATTACAGCCGATGCTGATGTAGACGGGCTTGCTCTCCTTGATGGCAGTGGAGATCGCCGTGTCGATCTGCTCGTGAGCATCCTCAAGGTTGTTCACCACCGCCTACACGAGAACAGGCCGCAAGATTCGAACATTGAAGACCTAAACTAGCGATTCCCATTAAACCTTAAGAAAAGGAGAATGGGGATCGATGTCGGTACCTGGAAACAGGTGACGGTCTGGAAGCATCGGAGCTCCTGGGAGAAATCGGGGAGGCCGATGGTGTGGTGGAGGATCCGGTTCGTACCGTAATCGTTGGAATTGGGTCCGCCGACGATGCAGACGACGGGGAGATTCTCGCTATAGGCGCCGGCTATGGCATTGAGCACGCTCAATCCGCCGACGGTGAAGGTGACGACGCAAGCGCCGACGCCGCGGGCGCGGGCGTAGCCGTCGGCGGCGTACCCGGCGTTGAGCTCATTGCAGCATCCGATGACGCGGAGGCCGGGCTCGGCGATGAGATGGTCGAGCAGGGTGAGGTTGAAGTCTCCGGGAACGGAGAAGACGTCGCTGACGCCGATCTGGACGAGGCGGAGGGCGAGGTGGCGCCCGAGGGTGGCCTCGCAAGTTCCGGCGGCCGGGACCACAGCGGATGGGGCGACGGCGCTGCAAGCCGTCCCCGGCGGGCAGCCCAGGACGCCGTTCGCCTTCGCCTCCGCCGCCGCGTCCACCGATCCGATCTTAGTATCCATAGTTCTAAATCGAggagaagtagaagaagaagacgaagaaagTGCGATCGGCTTTTGTCGGGTATCTTCTATATTTATAATGGAAATTTCTACTATTTAAGGGTCCCATAGTTTGACGAAACCAACGGTGGTCACGGGAGAGGGACCTGGTCACGGGAGTGTTTTGCGCCAAGACCAGGTGCGCGAGGGTAGTGAGCACAGAGtcgaatttaaataattttataattataaatccTAAGAGCAACCCGTCAATTTTCCTATTCaagatatataatttaaaatttaaaaaatattttattaaatttatatatttattttttaatacaaCGTATATATTAACTttcttatttcttgatatttaaaGAATAgaatctattttttaaatttagagaagtattattataaatatataatttaggaaataaataaagtagatataaatttttttcagctattttatttaaaatttaaagtaaaatatttaaataaggTATATGATGTGGATGTTTAGATGACTAAATCCTATATCCTATATATCAATATGTAAGAGTGTAAATTGGGATAAGAATAAAGTTAAATAAGGATAAATTTATTTATCTTGATATTCTATTGTGtacataaaatatatttattaaaaaaaagtttGATAAATACAACATCAAACCTacatatttatataatatataattaggATTGTACATATTGATCTGAGTGATAAGccttatttgataaaataattgaGTTAAATTGAgtctaaaataaattaagttagtaaaataattattaaaacttGATCTATTTTCGATGAGTTTAAGTTTGATTCATTTTTATATTATTgaattctaaatttaaatttgaaatttttacttatttgattgattattgagtttaataattcaaacttatatattcattttaatggtttttttatttatttagtacgttgataagaattttattaataaacatgatttataaatattattcatgaatattaacaAGCTGAATGCGTatctattcaaatttatttgtttaacttaacgaacagttcaaatttatttatttaattatcctTGTGAGTATTGGATAAACAAGATTTTAATAAGCCGATTGCTAAATTCATTCACGAATGTTCGACTCATTTATGAtgacaaaagacgaatacgttcgCCTTCAGTGCTCCCATCAACCCATCCCAGAATCAATACGGAGAAGATAAATTACGGCGTTCGACTCATTTATGAtcttatatataataaataaaaattctgaaattaaaatttcttaattttaatttaatatgtttaatttgaaaaactaaattaaaattgagtaC is from Zingiber officinale cultivar Zhangliang chromosome 7B, Zo_v1.1, whole genome shotgun sequence and encodes:
- the LOC122007249 gene encoding pyruvate decarboxylase 1, translating into MDTKIGSVDAAAEAKANGVLGCPPGTACSAVAPSAVVPAAGTCEATLGRHLALRLVQIGVSDVFSVPGDFNLTLLDHLIAEPGLRVIGCCNELNAGYAADGYARARGVGACVVTFTVGGLSVLNAIAGAYSENLPVVCIVGGPNSNDYGTNRILHHTIGLPDFSQELRCFQTVTCFQAVVNNLEDAHEQIDTAISTAIKESKPVYISIGCNLSGIPHPTFSREPVPFNLSPRLSNQMGLEAAVEATAAFLNKAVKPVLVGGPKIRVAKAGKAFVELADACGYPIAAMPSAKGLVPEHHARFIGTYWGAVSTAFCAEIVESADAYLFAGPIFNDYSSVGYSLLLKKEKAIIVQPDRVVVGNGPAFGCILMKDFFQALAKRLTLNTTAHENYRRIHVPDGQPLECQPKEPLRVNVLFKHIQKMLSADTAVIAETGDSWFNCQKLRLPEGCGYEFQMQYGSIGWSVGATLGYAQAATDKRVIACIGDGSFQVTAQDVSTMLRCEQNCIIFLINNGGYTIEVEIHDGPYNVIKNWNYTALIDAIHNGEGKCWTAKVTCEEELKKAIETSMGPKKDCLCFIEIVVHKDDTSKELLEWGSRVCAANSRSPNPQ